A segment of the Cohnella algarum genome:
CTACGCCAAGGGCGTCAGCACCCGTGAAATTCAAGATCATCTGCACAATCTGTATGGCATCGACGTCTCACCGACGATGATCTCGAATGTGACGAACAAGATCGTTCCGCTCATCAAGGAATGGCAGAATCGTCCGCTGCAAGCCGTTTATGCGGTTGTGTTCCTGGATGCCATTCACTTCAAAGTAAAGCAGGACGGTGCCATTGTGAACAAAGCGGCCTACATGGTCATCGGCATTGATCTGGACGGAAACAAAGACGTACTGGGCATGTGGATCGGCGAGAATGAGTCCGCGAAGTTCTGGCTCAGCGTCCTCAACGACCTTAAGAATCGCGGCGTCCAGGATATCCTGATTACCTGCGTCGACAACCTGACCGGTTTCTCCCAAGCGATTACGGCCTGCTACCCGAAGACCGAGATTCAGAAGTGCATCATTCACCAAATCCGCAATTCGACGCGCTACGTGTCCTACAAGGACCTCAAAAAAGTAACGGCGGACCTAAAGCCCATTTACAAAGCTGCGACGGAAGAAATGGCACTTGTGGAACTGGATCGCTTCGAAGAGACATGGGGAGCCAAATATCCGCTCATCATCCGTTCGTGGCGCACCAACTGGGACGAGCTTGCGACGTTCTTCAAATATCCGCCGGAAATCCGCAAACTGATCTACACGACAAACATGATCGAAAGTTACCATCGCCAGTTGCGCAAAGTAACCAAAGGAAAAAGCATTTTCCCGACGGACGAGGCCTTGCTCAAGATGCTGTATCTCGTCACGATGGACGTCACGCGTAAATGGACAGGCCGTGTCCAAAACTGGGGTCAAATGCTGCTCCAGCTCTCCGTTTTCTTTCCGGAACGGATCGGTCAGCATCTACCGTGAGGGTCAATCTCCCCTTCAGGGGAGAATCTCTATAATGGAGTTTACACAAAATTCTTGACAGACCCTTTCGTCTTAGGTGGATCTTCTAACCTCATTTTTTATGTTGCGGCTGGGCTCTTTGCTTTTCAGGGAATGATCACCTGGTTTTATACCCCTAAAAATTGCGGGGAACAGCCATGCCCGATCATCCCTCCAAAGTCATATTTGCAGATCTTTAAAAATAAAGCTTTTGTCATGTTTTCTTTGGCAAATATATTGATTTGGATGTTGTATACGGGAAAACGAGTGGAATAAAAAAAGAGTTTGCACATTGATAGTGCAGACTCCACGAAAATTGATATTTTTTTAAATTACACGACGTGCTGTAACATAGGTCTTGTCCCATGTACTGCCTTTAAATTTAGATATGGTAACGCCGATACCGACTCTGTAGGTATGAATCAATTTATCATTGCCCATATAAATGCTCACGTGGTTAATGACACCATCACGGTTTGTATCGGAAAAGACCAAATCGCCCGGCTGAAGTTGGCTTTTCGGTACATAGGTTCCTACTTTAGCTTGCTGTCTTGAAGATCGCGGGAGTTTGATGCCATTTTTCTTAAAAACATATTGCGTAAATGAAGAACAATCAAACATATCTGTTCGTCCCGCCGGCGCTCCGAATTTATAACGGACACCCAAATATTGTTTACCTGTTGCAATAACTTTCTCAGCTACATCAGATTTGCTAACTGTTGCTGCAGACGCAGACTGTGGGGATGCTAATGCTACTCCTGAAAAAACGATTGAGAAACTAAGCGTGATACCGGCAAGCGTTTTAATGAGACGGTTTTTCATGATGTTCATAGGATCCTCCTGAGCAGTATTTATAGGTTGGTTACTATCTTGTTCAATACTGTAGCACATCTAAATAAAACATCATTTACCAATGGGAGAATAAATCTAGTACTGACGGCTTAAATCAAGCTTTATTAAATGAGCATGAAAAATTGTTAAGGAAGAGTCTATTGACAATTTATCCCCTTTTTGAGATAGAACAAGGCTCGGACCACAATTGTGTCCGAGCCTTTGTGATTTATACACATCGAATCATGTTATTACTTGAATAGAGGCTGTCATACCGGCCTCTTTATGCCCTGGCAAGGTACATATGACTTGAAAATATCCAGCTTTATCGAAACTTACTACCATACTGTTTCTTTCACCCGTACCCGCATGGATATGAACATTTGTCCCGACAATTTCCAGGTCATGCTCCATCTGACCGTCATTATCGAGCGTTATTTTGATTTTTTCACCGACGGAGACTTGCATGGAAGAAGGGGAAAAGGAATATTCCTTCGCTTTAACAAGCAACTCTTTGCCTGACAATGGATCGGCTTGCGTTTTTGTTGGCGGGATCTCTTGATTATGATTAAGATGAGAGTCTGTAAGCGTGTTGGGCCATTCATTTTGGGGCGACAATTGCGGTACCGCCAAAAACATGACTGTCAAGAGAAACATCGGGTAGGTATTCGATAACAGGGTCGGCCTTTTTTGAAGCTGGCTTTGTTTAATCTCCCCTTGGAGCGTGAGGAATAGGAGAAACAGAATACCGCTGAATAAAATCGACATTAATTTTACTGTATTATTCACATAGGGGAGAGGGATCATGACCATGAGCATTGTCCCCATCATGCCGCCCATAATTCCAGACAATAACCCATCCATTACAGCCATTAAACTAATAGGCACACCAGAGATTATGCCAATTATGCCCCCTGTAAACACGCTGATCATGGTGGATATAAAGAATTGGCCAGGTAACCAGATCGTTAGAATGACACCTGTAATTAAACCTGAAGTCATCCCGAGAGCCATCGATGCCATCATACCTGCCATGCAACTCAGTTGCTTGCGAAAAGCAAAGATAAACCCTGTTATCCATATGACGAGTATGCCAATCAGACCTCCAAGCAGGACTGTTTTCATGATATCTCCCCTTCCCGTTGCTACAATCCTTATGCTTGTCCGTTCTGTTTATGAATCATAAGAAAATTGCAGATCATCTCTTGTTTTTATACTTAAACAACTACATAATGTAGTATATAAACTGCAAACAAGGGTGAAATTCATGTATGCGTTTTTCAGTGAGATCAGCAGATGGCTGAGCTCTCCATTTGCCGATATTGCAATCAACTCCCAAATCGCCTTTCTTGCAGCCTTGTTTTTCGGATTTGCAGGTTCCGTTGCTCCTTGTCAATTGACTGCGAATTTGGGGAGCATCACTTATTTCGGCAATAAATATATGAACGAAAAACTGCCCGGTCTGGAGTTTATCCTGTACCTGCTTGGGAAGATGGCGGTATATTCTACCTTCGGCTTGTTGTTTTGGCTGTTCGGCCAGAGCGCATCCGTTGAATCGATCCCTGTGTTTGTCTTTGCACGCAAATTGATCGGTCCGTTGTTTATTCTGATGGGCCTGTTCTTCCTCGGGATCATCAAATTGCGGCGCTTATCTTTTGGATTCAAACTGGCGTCCTCCGTTCAGCGCATGTCGGAACGGGCAGGAGGGAAATGGGGAGCCTTTCTGATGGGCGTGGCTTTCTCGCTCGGATTTTGCCCGACAATGGTGCTGCTCTTCTTCGGCTGGATGATGCCTGTAGCGATTCAATCGTCATACGGATTCATTCTGCCGTCCGTATTCGCGGTGGGAACCGCATTTCCGTTGCTGCTGTTTTTTGGCATTGTCATTGGGTTTGGTCTGGATCGAACGATAGTCAAAAAGGCCAGACAGTGGGGACGCGTCATTTACAGGGTATCCGGTGTTTTTCTGATCGTTCTCGGGATCAGCGACACGATTACGTACTGGGCGATATAAATCGGTATTGGAATTTTTAAACAAATAGGCATTTTCATTAGGGCATACACCTTCCGTGACCATAGAATGAGATCAAATTGATCGAGGAGGGATTCGGACGGTGTATGATTGGTCAGCAACGAAGCCATATTATCCATCATTGCCCTTGTATACAACAAGACAGGAAATGATGCCAGGGGATATGTCTCCGCAAAGTGAAATGATGGCCATGATGAGACAGCACATGATGATGACAACGGAGATTAAAAGAGTTGTAGACATCATTAACGAAAGATGTATGCGCATGGAAGAAATGATGAAGGGTATGGGACAGAAGATGAGGACGTAAATGCATCTGAAAATGTAATTGAACAGCGATAGGTATAAATTATACAGGAGGGTCCAATCAGGCAGGACCATTACTGTATAATTATGAAAGGACCATGACGGGATATGAGGTGCTGATTCGTGAGTAAGTGGTTTCCAAAGGCATACGATTGGTTGATGGGGCCGCTGGAGAAAAAACATTTTCAACATATCCGAAAATCATTGATTCAAAAAGTAAACGGAGACATACTGGAAATTGGATCCGGTACCGGATTCAATTTTCCTTTATATGAACATGCGAACAGGGTCATCGCAGTTGAACCGGAACCCGTCATGCGGCAACTTTCTTTGCCAAGGTTAAGACAAGCCCATGTACCGATTGAAGTGATCGATGCAAGGGCAGAGAACTTGCCTTTTCAAGATAATTCCTTTGATTCCGTTGTTTGTACGTTAGTTTTCTGTACGATTCCTGACCCCCATATGGGACTGGAAGAAATCAGACGTGTTTGCAAACCGGGTGGGAAGTTGCTGATGTTCGAACATGTAAAAGTCGATCACGCTGTATACGGTCCGCTGCAGGAATGGGTGAATCCTGTTTGGAAAAAACTGTGTGATGGTTGTCATTTAAATCGTCGCACAATAGAGTTCGTCCAACAGGCAGGCTTCAGGATTGTTAACTTGCAAAAATTCTTTAAGGATATTTTTATCGTAATGGAAGTCATGAATCAAAAAGAATAGTTACATCATTTTACATCACCATTCAGAGGTGCAAAGTGTGACAGCAAGATGGTCGTTTACCAAATGGAAACTTAACATGATATCCGTCGCCGTTATGCTGCTTGCTTTTTACGGGTTTCCCGCTGCCGCTGATGCACATACGAATTTGGAAAGAACTTTACCTGAAAACGGTATCATTCAGAACACCACCCCGGAAACGGTAGAACTCTGGTTCGAAGATCCCGTGAACGTACATTCCGAATCCGTAAAAGTTACAAATCAAGAGGGCAGGGGAGTTTTTCAGGGTAACCCGTTTTCCGACCCGGCCGACGCCCGGCATGTGATCCTGAATATTGAAGAGAAGTTGAGTCCCGGTGTTTATACGGTTCAATATCATTTCATTACTTCGGACGGATACGTAATCAAGGGACAATACAAATTTGAAGTAGGCAAGCCCGATCAATCGACTCCATCGCAGGAAAAATTATTTCAATTGGTAAAGTCGAATCCGGCTGATGGTGAAGTCACCCAAACCGAGCCGACGCAAATTGAACTCTGGTTCTCGCAACCCGCCACAGTCACGGCTCTGGGCGTGTTTAATAAAGACAACAATATTTTTGCCGGACAACCGGTCGCCGATCCGCACGATCCGAAACATATTACTGTACCGTTAGAGAAATCACTACCTCCGGGAACTTATCAAGCAACCTGGTACGCAGCGCCGATAGATGAAACAGGTTCAGTAAATCGGCAAGAATATGTCGGACTGTTCTATTTTTCGGTAAAAGAAGTCACCACGCTGGTTTCGGATTCAAACTTTATGCTTCTGAGACCTTTCTACAATCCAATTGGGCTTAAGCAGATCGCTGATTGGTTCGCTTTTATTGGACTATTATCCTTGGCAGGCGGATCTTGGTTCCAAACCATAATTGCAGGAACGTCCGGAAATCGAAAACGGTGGAACCTCGTGTCCTGGTCTTTGTATGGAATGAGCGTTACCGGGTTCGTGACGCTTATAATCTTGCGTCGATTTGAACTTCCCCAAATTTCATTCTTGGAATTTGTGTCATTAAATTTCGTGTGGATCCCGGTTTTACAAATCTTGTTGATGTCGCTGGGAGTTTTTTTGCTAGGCCATAAACAAAAGGTCGCAAGCTTCGCAATCGCGATCATGCTCTGGCCCATATCTACCGGTCATGCCACCTATCCGCGTTACGGGGGGTATTTCGCCGTCAGTTTGGATATTGTCCATTTGCTCGCCGTGTCCGTATGGATGGGGGGTTTATTCGCTCTTTTATTGCTGATGCCCAAAGAAGAACCGTTGCCATGGTTGGAACAGAAAGGCCGTAAATTTACCCAATGGGCATTTTGGAGCATGATCCTGATCATTGTGTCGGGCATCATCATGTCTGTTCAGTATGTGCCGAATTTCACTCTTGGCAGCCTGCTGGCCAGCGATTGGGGTAAGGCTTTGTTGCTTAAAGCGATTCTTGTTGCAACTGTTGTAGGAATTGCCTATTGGCAGCGGCGCACTTTGCAGCGCATTTCAGAAAAAGGGCTTATCCGTGTGGTGCGAAGGGGTAGAATCGAACTCTTGTTTGCGCTGATGATTCTTTTCGCTGCGGCCATGCTGATTGAATCCACGCCAAGCGCAGCAAACCAAGGGATTTATCCGAGAAGCATCCAGAAGGATGATTTAAAATTAACCGTCGACATCAAGCCGTTAACTACGGAAACGAATGATATTTTTCTTGACTTCATGGGAGCACCTGAATTGAAGCAAGTGAAAGTAAAGATGTTTATGCCTCCGGATTGGACCAAAGAAAATACGGCGTTTCCTCTCGGAAATGGGAGATATAAACTGACCGGTAATTTTCTGCACGGATCCGGCAACATCACAATGGAAGTTGAAGCAGTGAAATCGGATGGAAGTTCTGTTTTATTCCCGGTACGCATTGTAGTTCCTGGCGAACAGAGAATGGATAATTAATAGGTATGAAATTGTGGGGGATCCTTTTAAATTTTCAACCTGCGGGTGCGCAAAGAAAGATAATAGGCGGTGCCGATCGATGCGATGCTGAGCCAGAACGTAAAGTAACCGATTTGTGCCGTATATTGATTGAGCACTCCGTACCTGGGCATCATGCCAAATAAATAGTCGATGATGTCATTATGCAAGGTCCACACCGCCACTGCCGCCAAATGCCAGGGTTTGATCCGGTAGCAAGGCGAATACAGCACGCCCTGTAAGGCCATTGCGCCGTGGGAAGCGATCAGCATGTATCCCTGCCATGACAGTTCGGACGTGACAATCAGCACCAGCAGATTCATGACAACGGCCCAGATTCCGTATTTGATTAAGGTGACCAGGGCCAGCGCCTCCACCAGCGGCCAATTTTTCCCCATTAAAAAAGCAATAAGAACAAAAACAAAGAAGAGACTCGCGGTCGGGCTGTCCGGAACAAATATCAAAAAACGCGCAGGCGTTTCCCTCAATTGCACCCCATACCATAAATAACCGTAAATGGTCCCAAAGGCATTCACAATCAGAAGAGTGAATAAAAACCATTTTTGTCGCATGATGTGCAGGAATATTGCCATGTATCCAGCTCCTAATAGGTTGATCACGCCAGTATTCAGTATACCATCGTTGCAGCCATAATTACTAAATGGCGTAGTCTCAATTAGACGATCACGTATATTTTGCGCGAAAACGACCCATAACTGTCAGAAGAGCTTTCGATCCCGAAGAGAGTGATTCTGATGACCGGTTTACGCAGGAAAGATCTGTTGGTCACATTTTCGGCGGCTTTTGCTTTTATCGTGTATGAAGTTTTTTTATCCCGTTTTTTCTCAGCCGTCATGGAATATCATTATGTGTTCTTGGCGGTATCGCTGGCGACCCTCGGAATCGGCCTGGGGGGGTCTGTGCATACCGATACGCTGCATGGATCTATAGACGCAGGTTCCAGTGCCTGGGGTTATTTGCACTCACCATGATGGTTTCTGTTGTCATCATGTACGTTCTCAGCTATCAGGGGATTTGGTTCTATACCTCGATCAGTCTGTTCCCGTTTGTGGCAGGCGGCTTGCTGCTTGCTTCCATCACGCAAGAACAAGGCGATCGTATACGCACGATATACTTTGCGGATCTGGCCGGGGCAGGGGCGGGGGCGGCTGCCTCAATTCCTTTGATGAACATGATGGGGCCTGTTGAAACCCTATCCTTGATTTCCGCTTTGTTATTTTTCATCAGCTTTGTGCTGGCACTCCATACCATACGAAGACCTTACCAAGCGATGGCATGGATCGTGATGGTCTTATTGGTTTACAATGCGGTCCGGCCATTTGCCGAGTGGATTCCTTTTCGCGCTTATATGACCAGTCCTTCAAACATTATGGCTTCGGAATCCGGAGCCAAACTTGTTTTCACGCAGTGGGATGCTTATTCGCGAACGGACGTATACGATGCGGGAGACGGGGAACTACTCTATATCACGCTTGATGGCGGTGCTGTTTCTCCGATATCCAAGTACGCGGGTGATTTGAAGCAGGTGGATTACTTGCGCTCGACGACCGGTTTTTTGGCGTTTCAAGGAATTGGCAAAGAGCGTGCACTGATCATCGGAGCGTGCGGCGGGCAGGACGCGTTGGCCGCACAGATCGCGGGTTTTCGG
Coding sequences within it:
- a CDS encoding methyltransferase domain-containing protein — encoded protein: MSKWFPKAYDWLMGPLEKKHFQHIRKSLIQKVNGDILEIGSGTGFNFPLYEHANRVIAVEPEPVMRQLSLPRLRQAHVPIEVIDARAENLPFQDNSFDSVVCTLVFCTIPDPHMGLEEIRRVCKPGGKLLMFEHVKVDHAVYGPLQEWVNPVWKKLCDGCHLNRRTIEFVQQAGFRIVNLQKFFKDIFIVMEVMNQKE
- a CDS encoding sulfite exporter TauE/SafE family protein; the protein is MYAFFSEISRWLSSPFADIAINSQIAFLAALFFGFAGSVAPCQLTANLGSITYFGNKYMNEKLPGLEFILYLLGKMAVYSTFGLLFWLFGQSASVESIPVFVFARKLIGPLFILMGLFFLGIIKLRRLSFGFKLASSVQRMSERAGGKWGAFLMGVAFSLGFCPTMVLLFFGWMMPVAIQSSYGFILPSVFAVGTAFPLLLFFGIVIGFGLDRTIVKKARQWGRVIYRVSGVFLIVLGISDTITYWAI
- a CDS encoding copper resistance protein CopC; amino-acid sequence: MTARWSFTKWKLNMISVAVMLLAFYGFPAAADAHTNLERTLPENGIIQNTTPETVELWFEDPVNVHSESVKVTNQEGRGVFQGNPFSDPADARHVILNIEEKLSPGVYTVQYHFITSDGYVIKGQYKFEVGKPDQSTPSQEKLFQLVKSNPADGEVTQTEPTQIELWFSQPATVTALGVFNKDNNIFAGQPVADPHDPKHITVPLEKSLPPGTYQATWYAAPIDETGSVNRQEYVGLFYFSVKEVTTLVSDSNFMLLRPFYNPIGLKQIADWFAFIGLLSLAGGSWFQTIIAGTSGNRKRWNLVSWSLYGMSVTGFVTLIILRRFELPQISFLEFVSLNFVWIPVLQILLMSLGVFLLGHKQKVASFAIAIMLWPISTGHATYPRYGGYFAVSLDIVHLLAVSVWMGGLFALLLLMPKEEPLPWLEQKGRKFTQWAFWSMILIIVSGIIMSVQYVPNFTLGSLLASDWGKALLLKAILVATVVGIAYWQRRTLQRISEKGLIRVVRRGRIELLFALMILFAAAMLIESTPSAANQGIYPRSIQKDDLKLTVDIKPLTTETNDIFLDFMGAPELKQVKVKMFMPPDWTKENTAFPLGNGRYKLTGNFLHGSGNITMEVEAVKSDGSSVLFPVRIVVPGEQRMDN
- a CDS encoding cupredoxin domain-containing protein, which produces MKTVLLGGLIGILVIWITGFIFAFRKQLSCMAGMMASMALGMTSGLITGVILTIWLPGQFFISTMISVFTGGIIGIISGVPISLMAVMDGLLSGIMGGMMGTMLMVMIPLPYVNNTVKLMSILFSGILFLLFLTLQGEIKQSQLQKRPTLLSNTYPMFLLTVMFLAVPQLSPQNEWPNTLTDSHLNHNQEIPPTKTQADPLSGKELLVKAKEYSFSPSSMQVSVGEKIKITLDNDGQMEHDLEIVGTNVHIHAGTGERNSMVVSFDKAGYFQVICTLPGHKEAGMTASIQVIT
- a CDS encoding IS256 family transposase, encoding MGLWSKEQLRAFIKENNLVTAQDAQNALKDLFAETLQEMLEAEMDTHLGYEKHDVQNKQTSNSRNGKSKKKITSEYGEQEIAVPRDRLGEFEPVVVRKHQSNVTGIEDQIIALYAKGVSTREIQDHLHNLYGIDVSPTMISNVTNKIVPLIKEWQNRPLQAVYAVVFLDAIHFKVKQDGAIVNKAAYMVIGIDLDGNKDVLGMWIGENESAKFWLSVLNDLKNRGVQDILITCVDNLTGFSQAITACYPKTEIQKCIIHQIRNSTRYVSYKDLKKVTADLKPIYKAATEEMALVELDRFEETWGAKYPLIIRSWRTNWDELATFFKYPPEIRKLIYTTNMIESYHRQLRKVTKGKSIFPTDEALLKMLYLVTMDVTRKWTGRVQNWGQMLLQLSVFFPERIGQHLP
- a CDS encoding C40 family peptidase; this translates as MKNRLIKTLAGITLSFSIVFSGVALASPQSASAATVSKSDVAEKVIATGKQYLGVRYKFGAPAGRTDMFDCSSFTQYVFKKNGIKLPRSSRQQAKVGTYVPKSQLQPGDLVFSDTNRDGVINHVSIYMGNDKLIHTYRVGIGVTISKFKGSTWDKTYVTARRVI
- a CDS encoding DUF1405 domain-containing protein codes for the protein MAIFLHIMRQKWFLFTLLIVNAFGTIYGYLWYGVQLRETPARFLIFVPDSPTASLFFVFVLIAFLMGKNWPLVEALALVTLIKYGIWAVVMNLLVLIVTSELSWQGYMLIASHGAMALQGVLYSPCYRIKPWHLAAVAVWTLHNDIIDYLFGMMPRYGVLNQYTAQIGYFTFWLSIASIGTAYYLSLRTRRLKI